The Nisaea sediminum genome window below encodes:
- a CDS encoding MOSC domain-containing protein: MNWTGRLDHIHICAEGSADMTELDEAKLIAGKGIEGDRYFLGTGTYSDKPAPDRQVTLIESETLEALARDHNMELTPIESRRNLTVTGVPLNHLVGKKFRVGEVVLYGGRLNTPCQYLDDLLGKKLFKLLLNRSGLNCEIVEGGVIRPGDTVSSME, encoded by the coding sequence ATGAACTGGACGGGCCGTCTCGATCACATCCACATCTGCGCCGAGGGTTCGGCGGACATGACCGAGCTCGACGAAGCGAAGCTGATCGCCGGCAAGGGGATCGAGGGCGACCGCTATTTCCTCGGAACCGGAACCTATTCCGACAAGCCGGCGCCGGACCGGCAGGTCACCCTGATCGAGAGCGAGACGCTGGAGGCGCTCGCCCGCGACCACAATATGGAGCTCACCCCGATCGAGAGCCGGCGCAACCTCACCGTCACCGGCGTGCCGCTGAACCATCTGGTCGGGAAGAAGTTCCGCGTCGGAGAGGTCGTGCTCTATGGCGGGCGGCTGAACACGCCCTGCCAGTATCTCGACGATCTGCTCGGCAAGAAGCTGTTCAAGCTGCTGCTCAACCGCTCGGGACTCAATTGCGAGATCGTCGAGGGCGGCGTGATCCGGCCCGGCGACACGGTTTCGTCCATGGAATGA
- a CDS encoding proteasome-type protease codes for MTYCVGLRLNKGLVFMSDTRTNSGVDNISQFKKLFTWCVPGERVITLLTSGNLATTQTVVSMIDERAKAPEDRSPSVFAAPSMFEAARHVGQMLREVIRTSSPNGMRGDSTFDATILLGGQIRGGEPRLYLIYPEGNFLEASEDTPFFQIGETKYGRPIIIRAYDPEMSFEDAIKLLLVSFDSTIKANLSVGLPLDLMTYEKDSFEIGHTRRIKADDPYYMTVSEGWGDALKKAFNELPDFRF; via the coding sequence ATGACCTACTGTGTCGGCCTCAGGCTGAATAAGGGTCTTGTCTTCATGTCAGATACCCGCACGAATTCGGGTGTCGACAACATCTCGCAATTCAAGAAGCTGTTCACCTGGTGCGTGCCCGGCGAGCGCGTCATCACGCTTCTGACCTCGGGCAACCTGGCCACCACCCAGACCGTCGTCAGCATGATCGACGAGCGGGCGAAGGCGCCGGAAGACCGCAGTCCCTCGGTTTTTGCAGCTCCTTCCATGTTCGAGGCCGCGCGCCATGTCGGTCAGATGCTGCGCGAGGTGATTCGCACCTCCTCACCGAATGGAATGCGCGGGGATTCGACATTCGATGCGACGATCTTGCTTGGCGGCCAGATCCGTGGCGGCGAACCGCGCCTCTATCTGATCTATCCGGAAGGCAACTTCCTCGAGGCCTCCGAGGACACCCCGTTCTTCCAGATCGGCGAGACCAAGTACGGCCGGCCGATCATCATCCGCGCCTACGACCCGGAAATGAGCTTCGAAGACGCGATCAAGCTGTTGCTGGTCTCCTTCGACTCGACCATCAAGGCCAACCTCTCGGTCGGCCTGCCCCTGGACCTGATGACGTACGAGAAGGACAGTTTCGAGATCGGTCATACGCGGCGGATCAAGGCCGACGATCCCTATTACATGACCGTCTCGGAAGGCTGGGGCGACGCGCTCAAGAAAGCCTTCAACGAATTGCCGGACTTCCGGTTCTGA
- a CDS encoding VOC family protein translates to MTVKRIVANLAAPDVETTARFYRDLFGLELKMDLGWIATLGSDESMRVQFSLMREGGSGAPVPDISIEVDDLDAMLEKVRQAGYEVEYGPADEPWGVRRFYLRDPEGRLVNVLTHL, encoded by the coding sequence ATGACCGTCAAACGCATCGTCGCCAATCTCGCCGCTCCGGACGTGGAGACGACCGCGCGATTCTACCGTGACCTGTTCGGCCTCGAGCTCAAGATGGATCTCGGCTGGATCGCAACCCTCGGCTCGGACGAGAGCATGCGGGTGCAGTTCAGCCTGATGCGCGAGGGCGGCTCCGGCGCGCCGGTTCCGGATATCTCCATCGAGGTGGACGATCTCGACGCCATGCTGGAGAAGGTGCGGCAGGCCGGCTACGAGGTCGAGTACGGTCCCGCGGACGAGCCCTGGGGCGTCCGCAGGTTTTATCTGCGCGATCCCGAAGGCCGGCTGGTCAACGTTCTGACGCATCTCTGA